In Candidatus Tectomicrobia bacterium, the genomic stretch TCGCTCGAAGGGGTCGAGATCGACCGGCTGTTCTACATCTCCTACTACCTCACGGCCGTCACGTTCATCCTGGTGGCGGCCTTCATGCTGGCCTTCATCGTCATGTACCGGCAAAAGCCCGGGGTGCGGGCCAAGTACACTCACGGGAACACCACCCTGGAGATCCTCTGGACGGTGATCCCGGCCGTCATCCTCCTCGCCTTCATCCTGGTGAGCCAGAACTCGTGGGCCCGGCTCAAGTTCAACCCGCCCGAGAACCCGGACATCCGGGTGGAGGTGACCGGGAAGCAGTTCAACTGGATCATCCGCTACCCCGGGCCCGACGGGAAGTTCGGCACCGCCGACGACAAGGAGTTCGACAACCAGCTCAACGTGCCGGTGAACAAGAAGGTCCTCATCCACCTCAAGGGAGAGGACGTCATCCACAGCTTCTTCATGCCGGAGGCCCGGCTGAAGGCGGACGTGGTCCCCGGGCGTACCATCCCCCTCTGGTTCACCCTGACCAAGACCGGAAAGTTCGAGATCCCCTGCGCCGAGCTCTGCGGCTTCGGCCACTCCGGCATGAAGGGAGAGCTCGTCGTCCACACGTCCGAGAGCTTTCAGGACTGGCTCAAGAAAACCTGGGCTCCTCCGCAGCAGGCGTCGCGGCAGTAGCGCCCGGAGGAAATGAGGAGGCGGCCCGGCGCCGGCCTTTTCACGCCATTGAACTTCAGGAGAGAGGGACGAGCCTTATCATGAGCGACACCACGGCATCCGCGGTGCACCACGGCCACCAGGAGCACCACCAGGTCGGGTTCTGGTCCACCTACGTCTTCTCCCTCGACCACAAGATGATCGCGAGGCAGTTCCTCTGGCTGGGCCTCGTCATGATGGTGCTGGGGGGCGTCTTCGCCCTCATATTCCGCTGGCAGCTCGCCTGGCCGGAGACGCCGGTGTGGGGCTTCGGCTGGGTGCCCGACGACAGCAACAACATGCCGACGGGCATCGTCACGCCCAACTTCTACAACATGCTGGTCACGATGCACGCGACCATCATGGTGTTCATGGTCGTGATGCCCATCCTGGTCGGCTGCTTCGGGAACTTCCTGATCCCGCTCATGATCGGCGCGCGGGACATGGCTTTCCCCACGCTCAACATGCTTTCCTTCTGGTTCGCGGTGCTGGGCGGGTCGGTGATGATGGCGGGCTTCTTCGTCGAGGGCGGCCACGCCGCCGCGGGGTGGACCGCGTACGCACCCCTCGCCAGCGTCCCCAAGTACACCGGCGTGGAGTGGGGCCAGAACCTCTGGGCCGTCAGCCTGTTCATCCTCAGCCTCTCCTCGCTGATGGGCTCGGTCAACTACATCACCACCGTGATCAACATGCGGACCCAGGGGATGGGCTGGTTCCGGATGCCGCTGTCGGTGTGGTCGCTCTTCATCACGGCGATCCTGGGCCTGCTGGCCCTGCCCGTCCTCGGCTCGGCGGTGGCGCTGCTCTTCTTCGACCGGGTGTTCGGCACCACCTTCTTCAACCCGGCGCAGGGGGGCGAGCCCCTGCTGTGGCAGCACCTGTTCTGGTACTTCGGCCACCCCGAGGTGTACATCCTCATCCTCCCCGGGATGGGGATCGCCTCGGACCTCCTGAGCGTCTTCAGCCGCAAGCCCATCTTCGGCTACCGGGCGATGGTCTACTCCATGTGCTCCATCGCCTTCCTCTCCTGGGTCGTGTGGGGGCACCACATGTTCCAGTCGGGAATGAGCCCCTACCTGGGGTCGGCCTTCATGATGACGACGCTGGTCATCGCCATCCCCTCGGCCATCAAGACGTTCAACTGGCTGGGCACCCTGTGGGGCGGCTCCATCCTCTTCACCGTGCCGATGCTCCACGCCCTCTCGTTCGTCATCCTGTTCGTGATCGGGGGGCTGAGCGGGATATTCATGGCCTCGAACGTGGTGGACATCTACATCCACGACACCTACTTCATCGTGGCCCACTTCCATTACGTGATCTTCGGCGGCAGCATGTTCGCCATCTTCGGCGGGGTCCACTACTGGTTCCCCAAGATGTTCAACAAGCACATGGACGACGCCCTGGGGAAGATTCACTTCTGGCTGACCTTCTTCTTCTTCAACCTCGCCTTCTTCCCGATGCACATCCTCGGGGTGGGCGGGCACATGCGCCGCATCTACAACCCGATGCAGTACGACTTCCTCAAGGACATGCAGCCCCTCAACGTTCTCATCACCCTGGGCGCCCTCGGCCTGGGCCTCTCCCAGATTCCCTTCGCTCTCAATTTCCTCGGCAGCATCTTCCGCTGGAACGCCCGGTGGTTCCGCGCCCTCGCCCAGGCGGTGACCGCGTTCGTCTGCGGCCTCGTCGCCTACCGCGCGGCGGTGGTCGCCTCGGCCGGCCTGATGCCCGCGGAGCCCGCGGGCACGGGGGTGCGCGTCTTCGCGGGAGCCGTCTTCGCCGCGGTCTTCGTGTTGATCTTCGCCTATCTCTCTAGGAAGATGGGGGAGATGGGCCGCGCCGCCGCCCAGAACCCCTGGGACGCGAACACCCTGGAGTGGGTGGCCCCCACCCCGGCGCCCCACGGGAACTTCGGCCCGGCCCTGCCCGTCGTTCAGCGCGGACCGTACGAGTACAGCGTGCCCGGC encodes the following:
- the coxB gene encoding cytochrome c oxidase subunit II, with product MMSWLPENISLEGVEIDRLFYISYYLTAVTFILVAAFMLAFIVMYRQKPGVRAKYTHGNTTLEILWTVIPAVILLAFILVSQNSWARLKFNPPENPDIRVEVTGKQFNWIIRYPGPDGKFGTADDKEFDNQLNVPVNKKVLIHLKGEDVIHSFFMPEARLKADVVPGRTIPLWFTLTKTGKFEIPCAELCGFGHSGMKGELVVHTSESFQDWLKKTWAPPQQASRQ